GTATATTTATCACTTAATATAGTATAAGTTCTTAAATTGTTCAAATCTGAGAATATCCCTGCTTTTATTACTCTTATTATTCCTGTCATTACTCCCATTTGTAGATATACATTATCTTTTAAAACTGTACTATAAAAAGTTTTAAAGAAATCTTTTGCTTTGTCATAATAGTTGTTATGATATGCTGATACCAATGGTGCATCATATTCATCTATTAATACAACTACCTTTTTATTATATTTTTCATATAATATTTTTGTTAATAGCTTTAATGCTCCTCCTAGATCATATAAACCTATTTTTTTATAAGCAATATCCTTAAAATTTTCATAATTAGTTCCTTTTAATTCATCTAATAAATACTCATATTCAGAAAATAAATCAGAAAGCATGACAATTATTTCTCTTTCCATTTCTTCCCAAGTTGAAGCTTTTAAATCTTTTAATGATAAAAATATAACTGGGTATTGTCCTTGTTCCTTAAAAGATTCTGTCTTTTCTATATGTAATCCTTTAAATAGTTTCCTATTTTCTTCTGCTTCTTTTATATCAAAAAAATATTTTAACATTGACATATTTAATGTTTTTCCAAATCTTCTTGGTCTTGTAAATAATTTTACTTTAGCCCCATCTTTAATTATTTCATCTATATATTTTGTTTTATCAAAATAATAATAATTTTCTTCTATTAACTCTTTAAAATCACTTAATCCTATTGGTATTTTTTCATAATGAACCCTCCTCTCTCTTTTTTTATTTATTACATTATACCATATAAAAATTTTTTATTTCTCTATTCTATTATTTATAAAATTAATTTTTATTTTTTAAATTGGCTGCTTTATAAAAAATTCTAAAATATTTACTTGACTAATAAAAATTCCCCATATATTTTCTAACATTCTTGTACTCCCACCAAGAAAAAAGCCTGTTAATGAATAACAGGCTATAATTATTAAATATGAGATTGAAAAAATTTTAGAATAATCCTGAGATAACTCCATTTTCATCAATATCAATTACTTCTGCTGATGGTTTCTTAGGTAATCCTGGCATATCTATAATATCTCCTGCCATAGCTATAACAAATCCCGCCCCAACAGCTAGACGAAGGTCATTTATAGTTACTTTAAATCCAGTAGGTTTTCCTAATAATGCTGGATTATCAGAAATTGATTTTTGGGTTTTTGACATACATACTGGAAGCTTATTTAATCCTTCAGCTTCTATTACATCAAATACTTTTTTAGTTGCAGGTGCAAACACAACTCCATCTGCTCCATAGATTTCTTTACAAATTTTTTCTATTTTTTCTTTAATAGTTAAGTTTTCATCATAGAAATAATTAAATTCTATTTTATTATTATCTATTGCTCTTAAAACTTTTTCTGCAAGGTCTATTCCACCTTCTCCACCTTTTTCCCAAACTTCACACAAAGAAACTTCTGCTCCTCTTTCATTACAGAATTTTTCTATCATTTCAATTTGTTCATCAGTGTCTGTTATAAATTTATTGATAGCAACAACTAATGGTAATTTATATTTATTTTTAATATTATCTATATGTTTATCTAAATTTTCTAATCCTGCTTTTAAATCACCTTTTCCATGATGTTCCAAAGCTCTAACTGTCGCAACTATAACAGCACAATCAGGTTTTATTCCACCAAGTCTACATTTGATATCTATGAATTTTTCTGCTCCTAAATCAGCAGCAAATCCTGCTTCTGTTACTGCATAGTCAGTTAATTTTAATGCCATTTTTGTAGCAAGTATTGAATTACATCCATGTGCTATATTTGCAAATGGTCCTCCGTGTATAAACACAGGAGTATTTTCTAATGTTTGAACTAAATTAGGCTTTATAGCATCTTTAAGAAGTGCAGTAACTGCTCCTTCTATATGTAAATCTCCAACTTTTAATAATTTTCCATCTAATGAAGTTGCAAAAACTATATTTTTAATTTTTTCTTTTAATTCAGTTATTGAATTAGATAAGCAAAGTATTGCCATTATTTCAGATCCAACTGTGATTTGGAAAGAATCTTGTCTTGGATATCCATTAGCTTTTCCTCCAAGACCAATAACTATATTTCTAAGAGCTCTGTCATTCATGTCCACAACCCTTTTCCAAGTTATTTTAGTTATATCTATTCTTAAGGCATTCCCTGAATTGATATGGTTATCTATACAAGCAGAGATTAAATTATGAGCTACACCTATTGCATGCATATCTCCAGTAAAATGTAGGTTAATATCTTCCATAGGAACAACTTGTGCATAACCTCCACCTGCTGCTCCACCTTTCATACCAAAAACTGGTCCTAAAGATGGTTCTCTTATTGCTGCTGCTGATAATTTACCAATTTTATTTAATGCTTGAGTAAGCCCAATAGTTACAGTTGATTTTCCTTCTCCTGCTGGAGTAGGTGTGATTGCAGTCACTAAAATTAATTTACCATTAGGTCTTTTTGTTTTTTGAAGTACATCTAAATTAACCTTAGCTTTGTATTTTCCATATTGTTCTATATCGTCTTCTGTTAACCCTAATTTTTTAGCAATTTCTACAATGTTTTCCTTTTTTGCTGCTTGTGCAATTTGAATATCAGTCATCCTTTAAAACCTCCTGAATTTAAAATTTAAGTAAAACTACCTATTCCACATAATTATTAAAATGACTTTAAAAATTAATAAAAAAATAATTTTACACCTATCATAATAACAGTTATTATTTATAATTTCAACTAATTTTTTTTAATTTATAAAAATTTTATTTGAATGTAATAAAACCTCCATCATTTGTTATAGTTCTGTACCATAGAGATAAATTTATTTTTTTTATTTCTTTATCATCAATGATATGTAAAAAATACTCTCCATTTTCTTCAAATATTTCTACTACTACAACCCAATGCCACTTATCTAAATTTTTTTCTTCGCCATTACATAAATTTAAAAAAGCAATAGGTCTGTCTTCTGAAAATTCTTTAACAATAAAACTTTTAATTTCATCTAGATTGGGTTTATTCTTTAGACCTACATTGATATAGTCTATTGTAACTTCTTTACCATTATAGAAATTTTTAATTCCATCATAAAATAATTTCACAGAATTAAGTCCTTCATCTGTTGGTAAAAGATAAAACCATAATTCTTCCATTATCTTTAATGCATCTGAAATTCCTACTTCTTTAAAATTATCTATTTGATTGTAATAATTTACTATACTTGAAGCAACAGTTGGTCCACAACCTGCCTCTTGTTGCCATAAATCTTTATACCATTTTTGTGAAAACCCATAATATATATTTCCATTATCTTTAACTTTAAATAAATCTATATTTTTTATCTTAGCTTCCATCTTTTCCCTCCCTTATAATTTTTAACTTCTCATGACTGGGCATTATTCCTCCTTAGTAAGTGTCACAAGTGTTCTTGCACTATTTAATAAAATTTACCTATATATTATCACAATTTTTAAATTTTTATGATATAATTTTTTTAAGTATATAAGTATATATTAATGAAAGGGAAAGACATGAATAAACAAAAATTAAAAAAATTTTTTGATAATAAAGAAGAATTTGCTCCAAATGAAAGGCTTTGGCTTTTTTGTATGTTAATGTTGATTGCAGGATTTTGGGGAGGATTCACTTATTCACTGAGAGGCAGAGTTTTTGTAAATGCTCAAACAGGTAACTTAGTATTTTTATCATTAGGAATTGCCTCTTGGGATACTGCTCTTATTAAAAATGCACTTGCAACATTTTTAGCCTATTTTTGTGGAATAATAACAGCAGAACTCATCTCAAAAGAAATCAATAAAATATCTTTTCTTATATGGGAAAGAATTCTGTTATCTTTTAGTCTTATTGTGACTATATTTCTAGGTTTTATACCAGAAACTGCTCCCTATGAACTCACTAATTTTAGCATAGCATTTACTGCTGCAATGCAATTTAATACTTTTGAAAAAGCACATGGAATGGGTATGGCAACACCATTTTGTACTAACCATGTAAAACAAGCTTCTGCTAATTTTGTTAGATTTTTAAAAACAAGAGATAATAACAAGTTAAGGATTTCTTTAAGTCATTTAAGTATGATATTATCTTTTATAACAGGTGCAACACTATCAATATTTTTAGGAAGATTTTTTTTAGGGAAAGCTATTTGGTTATCTTCATTTTTTATACTTGTAACTTTATACTTTTTTTCTAAATCTTTGAAATCTTACAAAGTTAAAAAAGTAAAATAATAGTAAAAAACCACAAGAATGAGGGGTAACTTGTGGTTTTTAATCTATACTAACTTTTTAAGGTGGGTAACTATTAGAAATCTTTTTTATCTCTTAAAATTTCTCCAGTATTTGCATCTATAAGGAATTCTCTATCCATAAATCCTTCAGCAACTTCTACTTCATATACTAATACTCCATTTTTATGTTTTAATTCTATCTCTTTAAATTTCCCATTTTTAGATTGTTTTAAAGCTATTTCTTTTGCTTTATCATAAGAAATTTTTGGATTATTTACTGAATTATTTTTATTTCCTTTATTTTCTTGTTCCATTTTAAGAATAGCCCCTGTTTCAGCATCTATATTAAATTCTTTTTCAACATTTCCATCCATCACTTCAACTTCATAAACCATTTTTCCATGTTCTTTATCTAGTTTAAATTTTGTTATTTGTGCGTTTGGTGCCTCTTTTAAAACTATATCCTTTGCTTGTTGTTCATTTATTGCTGCTAAAACACTTGTTGAAAATCCTACACTTCCTAAAACAATTACTCCTATTATTAATAATTTTTTCATTTTATCTCTCCTTTTTCTTTTTTTCTATACTCACATTGTATTTTATAAATATGAATATTTTATATATTTTATAGACTTAAAAAGTTTTTAATGGTTTTTCTACACCTATTATATGCCTAGTATAACATAATTAAGATGAATACCTA
This sequence is a window from Fusobacterium simiae. Protein-coding genes within it:
- a CDS encoding AAA family ATPase translates to MNKKRERRVHYEKIPIGLSDFKELIEENYYYFDKTKYIDEIIKDGAKVKLFTRPRRFGKTLNMSMLKYFFDIKEAEENRKLFKGLHIEKTESFKEQGQYPVIFLSLKDLKASTWEEMEREIIVMLSDLFSEYEYLLDELKGTNYENFKDIAYKKIGLYDLGGALKLLTKILYEKYNKKVVVLIDEYDAPLVSAYHNNYYDKAKDFFKTFYSTVLKDNVYLQMGVMTGIIRVIKAGIFSDLNNLRTYTILSDKYT
- a CDS encoding formate--tetrahydrofolate ligase codes for the protein MTDIQIAQAAKKENIVEIAKKLGLTEDDIEQYGKYKAKVNLDVLQKTKRPNGKLILVTAITPTPAGEGKSTVTIGLTQALNKIGKLSAAAIREPSLGPVFGMKGGAAGGGYAQVVPMEDINLHFTGDMHAIGVAHNLISACIDNHINSGNALRIDITKITWKRVVDMNDRALRNIVIGLGGKANGYPRQDSFQITVGSEIMAILCLSNSITELKEKIKNIVFATSLDGKLLKVGDLHIEGAVTALLKDAIKPNLVQTLENTPVFIHGGPFANIAHGCNSILATKMALKLTDYAVTEAGFAADLGAEKFIDIKCRLGGIKPDCAVIVATVRALEHHGKGDLKAGLENLDKHIDNIKNKYKLPLVVAINKFITDTDEQIEMIEKFCNERGAEVSLCEVWEKGGEGGIDLAEKVLRAIDNNKIEFNYFYDENLTIKEKIEKICKEIYGADGVVFAPATKKVFDVIEAEGLNKLPVCMSKTQKSISDNPALLGKPTGFKVTINDLRLAVGAGFVIAMAGDIIDMPGLPKKPSAEVIDIDENGVISGLF
- a CDS encoding YoaK family protein, coding for MNKQKLKKFFDNKEEFAPNERLWLFCMLMLIAGFWGGFTYSLRGRVFVNAQTGNLVFLSLGIASWDTALIKNALATFLAYFCGIITAELISKEINKISFLIWERILLSFSLIVTIFLGFIPETAPYELTNFSIAFTAAMQFNTFEKAHGMGMATPFCTNHVKQASANFVRFLKTRDNNKLRISLSHLSMILSFITGATLSIFLGRFFLGKAIWLSSFFILVTLYFFSKSLKSYKVKKVK
- a CDS encoding PepSY domain-containing protein — protein: MKKLLIIGVIVLGSVGFSTSVLAAINEQQAKDIVLKEAPNAQITKFKLDKEHGKMVYEVEVMDGNVEKEFNIDAETGAILKMEQENKGNKNNSVNNPKISYDKAKEIALKQSKNGKFKEIELKHKNGVLVYEVEVAEGFMDREFLIDANTGEILRDKKDF